Proteins encoded together in one Camelus dromedarius isolate mCamDro1 chromosome 11, mCamDro1.pat, whole genome shotgun sequence window:
- the TTC38 gene encoding tetratricopeptide repeat protein 38, with product MAVSAPLRDCQAWKDAGLPLSASSNEACRLFDATLTQYVKWTNDQSLGGIEGCLSKLKAADPTFAMGHAIANGLVLIGTGRSVRLDKELDLAVKTMVEISKTQPLTQRERLHVSAVETFAKGNFPRACELWEEILRDHPTDMLALKFSHDAYFYLGYQEQMRDSVARVYPFWTPDIPLSSYVKGIYSFGLMETNFYDRAEKLAKEALSINPTDAWSVHTVAHIHEMRAEVQDGLEFMRHSETHWKDSDMLACHNYWHWALYLIEKGEYEAALTICDDHILPSLQASGAMLDVVDSCSILYRLQMEGVPVGERWQDVLSVTQKHSRDHILLFNDAHFLMASLGARDPQTTQELLTTLQDASESPGENCQHLLAHDVGLPLCQALVEAQNGNPDHVVELLLPIRYRLVQIGGSNAQRDVFNQLLIHAALNCSSGIHKNVARSLLMERDALKPNSPLTERLIRKAAAVHLLQ from the exons ATGGCTGTGTCCGCGCCGCTGCGCGACTGCCAG GCGTGGAAGGATGCTGGGCTCCCGCTCTCAGCCTCAAGCAACGAGGCCTGCAGGCTGTTTGATGCCACCCTGACCCAG TATGTAAAATGGACCAACGACCAGAGTCTTGGTGGCATTGAGGGCTGCCTGTCAAAGCTCAAAGCAGCAGATCCGACCTTCG CAATGGGCCACGCCATCGCTAATGGCCTCGTGCTGATTGGCACCGGAAGATCCGTGAGGCTGGACAAAGAGCTGGACCTGGCTGTGAAGACCATGGTGGAGATTTCCAAAACGCAGCCACTGACACAGCGGGAGCGGCTGCACGTGTCTGCAGTAGAGACCTTTGCCAAGGG AAACTTTCCGAGAGCCTGTGAACTGTGGGAAGAGATTCTCCGGGATCACCCAACGGACATGTTGGCCCTGAAATTCTCCCATGATGCCTATTTTTACCTGGGCTACCAGGAACAGATGCGAGATTCTGTGGCTCGAGTTTATCCCTTCTGGACACCTGACATCCCCCTGAGCAG cTATGTGAAGGGCATCTATTCTTTCGGATTGATGGAAACCAACTTCTATGATCGGGCGGAAAAGCTTGCCAAAGAG GCTCTGTCTATTAACCCGACGGACGCGTGGTCAGTGCATACCGTGGCCCATATTCATGAGATGAGAGCAGAGGTCCAGGACGGGTTGGAGTTCATGCGGCACTCAGAAACCCACTGGAAG GACTCTGACATGCTTGCTTGTCACAATTACTGGCACTGGGCTTTGTATCTGATTGAAAAG GGCGAATACGAGGCCGCGTTGACCATCTGCGATGACCAC ATCCTCCCCAGCCTGCAGGCCAGCGGCGCGATGCTGGATGTGGTGGACAGCTGCTCCATCCTCTACCGGCTGCAGATGGAAG GGGTGCCTGTGGGTGAGCGGTGGCAGGACGTCTTGTCCGTGACCCAGAAGCACAGCCGAGACCACATCCTGCTCTTCAATGATGCACACTTCCTGATGGCGTCCCTGGGCGCTCGGGACCCTCAGACCACACAGGAGCTGCTGACCACCCTGCAGGATGCCAGCGA GTCCCCAGGGGAGAACTGCCAGCACCTCCTGGCCCACGATGTGGGGCtgcctctgtgccaggccctggtggAGGCCCAGAACGGGAACCCCGACCACGTCGTGGAACTGCTCCTGCCCATCCGCTACCGGCTTGTCCAGATCGGAGGCAGCAACGCCCAG AGAGACGTCTTCAACCAGCTACTGATTCACGCGGCCTTAAACTGCTCGTCCGGCATCCACAAGAACGTGGCCCG GAGCCTTCTGATGGAGCGAGATGCACTGAAGCCCAACTCACCCTTGACTGAGAGGCTTATCCGAAAGGCAGCCGCCGTCCACCTCCTGCAGTGA